A window of Strix aluco isolate bStrAlu1 chromosome 2, bStrAlu1.hap1, whole genome shotgun sequence contains these coding sequences:
- the LOC141919382 gene encoding toll-like receptor 7 isoform X1 — MVPRAKMSDALRFVLLFLFPMLLSGAWFLKSLPCDVKASEGSVTVDCTDRRLMEVPRGIPTNATNLTLSINHIPHIYSTSFAHLENLMEIDFRCNCVPVRMGPKDHVCTMRPKIEHGSFSALTRLKSLYLDANQLLEIPRGLPSSLSLLSLEANNIFSIQKANLSELGNIEVLYLGQNCYYRNPCNVSFEIERTAFLELKKLTILSLKSDNLTHIPPNLSSTLKEFYIYNNMIQVIQEHDFSALHNLEILDLSGNCPRCYNAPYPCIPCPKGTIEIHSKAFHSLMNLKILRLHSNSLQSVPSSWFKTIKNLKELDLSQNFLMKEIGDAQFLKFIPSLLDLDLSFNFEVKMYSPSLNLSKTFSSLSNLETLRLRGYVFKELREENLDPLLSLRNLTVLDLGTNFIKVADLRVFKKFPALKLIDLSVNKISPSSGESNFCGFCSNPSISVEQYNRQVSQEMHYFRYDEYGRSCRSKDKEAASYQSSVKEECLKYGETLDLSRNNIFFINPSDFWELSSLRCLNLSGNAISQTLNGSEFRYLSGLKYLDFSNNRIDLLYSTAFKELTLLEILDLSNNKHYFLAEGVTHVLSFMKNLAHLKKLMMNENEISTSINTGMESQSLRILEFRGNRLDVLWMDGNARYLSFFRNLSSLEQLDISFNSLSFLPHGVFEALPPELKILNLTNNRMKSFNWGNLHYLKKLVILDLSNNLLTTVPRELSNCSSTLQELMLRNNRIQRLTKHFLRDAFKLKYLDLSSNKIQIIKKSSFPENVINNLRMLLLHDNPFKCNCDAVWFVSWINQTQVTIPLLATDVTCAGPGAHKGRSVVFLDLYTCELDTSYLILYALSASTVLGFMVFTVMSHLYFWDVWYSYHYCTAKWKGYRRLSLPDACYDAFIAYDNKDPAVNEWVLTELVERLEDQKARQFNLCLEERDWLPGQPVFDNLSQSIQLSKKTIFVLTNKYIKSGSFRTTFYMAHQRLLDEKMDVIILIFLEKVLRKSRYVRLRKRLCRNSVLEWPTNPRSQPYFWQCLKNAIATSNTLAYNKLLQETV, encoded by the exons ATG GTACCTCGTGCAAAGATGTCAGATGCATTGCGGTTTGTCTTGCTCTTCCTATTTCCAATGCTGCTGTCAGGAGCTTGGTTTCTCAAAAGTCTACCCTGTGATGTTAAAGCCTCTGAAGGTTCTGTGACAGTGGACTGCACTGATCGGCGTCTCATGGAAGTCCCCAGAGGGATCCCTACAAATGCCACCAACCTTACTCTGAGTATTAACCATATCCCCCATATCTATTCAACATCCTTTGCTCATCTTGAAAACCTCATGGAAATTGATTTCAGATGCAACTGTGTGCCTGTCAGAATGGGGCCCAAAGATCACGTGTGCACCATGAGACCGAAGATTGAGCATGGCAGTTTTTCTGCCCTGACAAGACTGAAGTCATTGTATTTGGATGCAAACCAGCTGCTGGAAATACCCCGGGGTCTTCCCAGTAGTTTAAGTCTGCTGAGCCTGGAAGCAAACAATATCTTTTCTATCCAAAAAGCCAATTTGTCAGAGCTAGGAAACATAGAAGTTTTGTATCTGGGACAGAACTGTTACTACCGTAATCCATGCAATGTTTCATTTGAAATTGAAAGAACAGCCTTTCTGGAGCTGAAAAAATTAACAATACTGTCCCTGAAGTCTGACAACTTAACTCATATTCCACCCAATTTGTCATCTACTTTAAAAGAATTCTATATTTACAATAACATGATTCAAGTGATTCAAGAACATGATTTCAGTGCCCTTCACAACCTAGAAATTCTTGATCTAAGTGGCAATTGCCCACGTTGCTATAATGCCCCATATCCTTGTATTCCTTGCCCCAAGGGCACAATTGAGATACATTCAAAGGCTTTTCATTCCTTGATGAATTTAAAAATTTTGAGACTTCACAGTAACTCTCTTCAGAGCGTACCCAGCAGCTGGTTTAAAACCATCAAGAATCTCAAAGAGCTTGACCTCTCCCAAAATTTCCTCATGAAGGAGATTGGAGATGCTCAGTTTTTGAAGTTCATCCCCAGCCTGCTAGACCTTGATCTGTCCTTTAACTTTGAGGTGAAGATGTATTCTCCATCCTTGAATCTGTCTAAGACGTTTTCTTCCCTCTCTAACCTGGAAACCCTGAGACTCAGGGGATATGTCTTTAAAGAACTGAGAGAAGAAAATCTAGATCCATTGCTCAGTCTTAGAAATCTAACAGTGCTGGATCTCGGGACTAATTTTATTAAAGTTGCTGACCTGAGGGTGTTCAAGAAATTCCCAGCCCTTAAGCTCATAGACCTCTCAGTGAATAAAATTTCTCCTTCTTCAGGTGAAAGCAACTTTTGTGGATTTTGCTCTAATCCTAGCATTTCAGTAGAGCAGTATAACAGGCAAGTATCACAAGAGATGCATTATTTCAGGTATGATGAGTATGGGCGAAGCTGCAGGTCCAAAGACAAAGAAGCTGCTTCCTACCAGTCTTCAGTTAAGGAAGAGTGCCTGAAATACGGAGAAACCCTGGATTTAAGCAGAAACAACATCTTTTTTATTAACCCCTCAGACTTTTGGGAACTTAGTTCCCTCAGATGCCTCAATTTGTCAGGTAATGCAATAAGTCAAACTTTAAATGGAAGTGAATTCCGGTACTTGTCTGGATTGAAATATCTAGATTTTTCTAACAACAGGATTGACTTGTTATACTCAACTGCTTTCAAAGAGCTAACACTTTTAGAAATTCTAGACCTGAGCAATAACAAGCATTATTTTCTGGCAGAAGGTGTTACTCATGTGCTTAGTTTTATGAAAAACTTGGCCCATCTGAAGAAGCTGATGATGAATGAGAATGAGATTTCTACCTCGATTAACACAGGAATGGAAAGTCAATCTCTTCGCATTTTAGAATTCAGAGGAAATCGTTTAGATGTTTTATGGATGGATGGGAATGCTAGATACTTGTCATTCTTCAGGAATCTCTCCAGCCTGGAACAACTGGATATTTCCTTCAACTCACTCAGTTTTTTGCCTCATGGTGTTTTTGAAGCTCTGCCTCCAGAACTCAAGATCCTCAACCTAACCAATAACCGGATGAAGAGTTTCAACTGGGGAAACCTCCACTATCTGAAGAAACTAGTAATTCTGGACCTCAGCAATAACCTTCTGACTACTGTTCCTCGAGAACTGTCCAATTGCTCTTCAACGCTCCAAGAACTGATGCTCCGAAACAATCGCATTCAGCGGCTAACCAAACATTTTCTCAGAGATGCTTTTAAATTGAAATACTTGGACCTCAGCTCAAACAAGATTCAAATAATTAAGAAGTCTAGCTTCCCTGAAAATGTCATTAACAACCTGAGGATGCTGCTTTTGCATGACAATCCTTTCAAGTGCAATTGTGATGCCGTGTGGTTTGTTTCGTGGATCAATCAGACTCAAGTGACTATTCCTCTTCTGGCTACAGACGTGACCTGTGCTGGCCCAGGGGCACATAAAGGGCGGAGCGTGGTTTTCTTGGATCTGTATACCTGTGAGCTGGACACCTCGTATTTGATCCTGTATGCTCTGTCAGCTTCAACTGTCCTAGGCTTTATGGTGTTCACAGTGATGAGCCATCTCTATTTCTGGGATGTGTGGTATAGTTACCATTACTGCACTGCCAAGTGGAAGGGCTATCGGCGTTTATCTTTACCCGATGCTTGCTATGATGCTTTTATTGCCTATGACAATAAAGATCCAGCTGTGAATGAGTGGGTGCTGACAGAACTGGTGGAAAGGCTGGAAGATCAAAAAGCCAGACAGTTCAACTTATGCCTGGAAGAAAGGGACTGGCTCCCAGGACAGCCAGTCTTTGACAACCTTTCCCAGAGCATCCAGCTGAGCAAAAAGACCATATTTGTGCTGACCAACAAGTATATTAAAAGTGGCAGCTTCAGGACAACCTTTTACATGGCCCACCAGCGGCTTCTAGATGAAAAAATGGATGTCATTATCTTGATATTTCTTGAGAAGGTTTTGCGGAAGTCCCGGTATGTCCGGCTGAGGAAGAGGCTGTGTAGAAATTCTGTCCTGGAATGGCCAACTAACCCTCGATCTCAGCCCTACTTCTGGCAGTGCCTGAAAAACGCAATAGCTACGAGCAATACCCTGGCTTACAACAAGCTGCTCCAAGAAACTGTTTAG
- the LOC141919382 gene encoding toll-like receptor 7 isoform X2 encodes MSDALRFVLLFLFPMLLSGAWFLKSLPCDVKASEGSVTVDCTDRRLMEVPRGIPTNATNLTLSINHIPHIYSTSFAHLENLMEIDFRCNCVPVRMGPKDHVCTMRPKIEHGSFSALTRLKSLYLDANQLLEIPRGLPSSLSLLSLEANNIFSIQKANLSELGNIEVLYLGQNCYYRNPCNVSFEIERTAFLELKKLTILSLKSDNLTHIPPNLSSTLKEFYIYNNMIQVIQEHDFSALHNLEILDLSGNCPRCYNAPYPCIPCPKGTIEIHSKAFHSLMNLKILRLHSNSLQSVPSSWFKTIKNLKELDLSQNFLMKEIGDAQFLKFIPSLLDLDLSFNFEVKMYSPSLNLSKTFSSLSNLETLRLRGYVFKELREENLDPLLSLRNLTVLDLGTNFIKVADLRVFKKFPALKLIDLSVNKISPSSGESNFCGFCSNPSISVEQYNRQVSQEMHYFRYDEYGRSCRSKDKEAASYQSSVKEECLKYGETLDLSRNNIFFINPSDFWELSSLRCLNLSGNAISQTLNGSEFRYLSGLKYLDFSNNRIDLLYSTAFKELTLLEILDLSNNKHYFLAEGVTHVLSFMKNLAHLKKLMMNENEISTSINTGMESQSLRILEFRGNRLDVLWMDGNARYLSFFRNLSSLEQLDISFNSLSFLPHGVFEALPPELKILNLTNNRMKSFNWGNLHYLKKLVILDLSNNLLTTVPRELSNCSSTLQELMLRNNRIQRLTKHFLRDAFKLKYLDLSSNKIQIIKKSSFPENVINNLRMLLLHDNPFKCNCDAVWFVSWINQTQVTIPLLATDVTCAGPGAHKGRSVVFLDLYTCELDTSYLILYALSASTVLGFMVFTVMSHLYFWDVWYSYHYCTAKWKGYRRLSLPDACYDAFIAYDNKDPAVNEWVLTELVERLEDQKARQFNLCLEERDWLPGQPVFDNLSQSIQLSKKTIFVLTNKYIKSGSFRTTFYMAHQRLLDEKMDVIILIFLEKVLRKSRYVRLRKRLCRNSVLEWPTNPRSQPYFWQCLKNAIATSNTLAYNKLLQETV; translated from the coding sequence ATGTCAGATGCATTGCGGTTTGTCTTGCTCTTCCTATTTCCAATGCTGCTGTCAGGAGCTTGGTTTCTCAAAAGTCTACCCTGTGATGTTAAAGCCTCTGAAGGTTCTGTGACAGTGGACTGCACTGATCGGCGTCTCATGGAAGTCCCCAGAGGGATCCCTACAAATGCCACCAACCTTACTCTGAGTATTAACCATATCCCCCATATCTATTCAACATCCTTTGCTCATCTTGAAAACCTCATGGAAATTGATTTCAGATGCAACTGTGTGCCTGTCAGAATGGGGCCCAAAGATCACGTGTGCACCATGAGACCGAAGATTGAGCATGGCAGTTTTTCTGCCCTGACAAGACTGAAGTCATTGTATTTGGATGCAAACCAGCTGCTGGAAATACCCCGGGGTCTTCCCAGTAGTTTAAGTCTGCTGAGCCTGGAAGCAAACAATATCTTTTCTATCCAAAAAGCCAATTTGTCAGAGCTAGGAAACATAGAAGTTTTGTATCTGGGACAGAACTGTTACTACCGTAATCCATGCAATGTTTCATTTGAAATTGAAAGAACAGCCTTTCTGGAGCTGAAAAAATTAACAATACTGTCCCTGAAGTCTGACAACTTAACTCATATTCCACCCAATTTGTCATCTACTTTAAAAGAATTCTATATTTACAATAACATGATTCAAGTGATTCAAGAACATGATTTCAGTGCCCTTCACAACCTAGAAATTCTTGATCTAAGTGGCAATTGCCCACGTTGCTATAATGCCCCATATCCTTGTATTCCTTGCCCCAAGGGCACAATTGAGATACATTCAAAGGCTTTTCATTCCTTGATGAATTTAAAAATTTTGAGACTTCACAGTAACTCTCTTCAGAGCGTACCCAGCAGCTGGTTTAAAACCATCAAGAATCTCAAAGAGCTTGACCTCTCCCAAAATTTCCTCATGAAGGAGATTGGAGATGCTCAGTTTTTGAAGTTCATCCCCAGCCTGCTAGACCTTGATCTGTCCTTTAACTTTGAGGTGAAGATGTATTCTCCATCCTTGAATCTGTCTAAGACGTTTTCTTCCCTCTCTAACCTGGAAACCCTGAGACTCAGGGGATATGTCTTTAAAGAACTGAGAGAAGAAAATCTAGATCCATTGCTCAGTCTTAGAAATCTAACAGTGCTGGATCTCGGGACTAATTTTATTAAAGTTGCTGACCTGAGGGTGTTCAAGAAATTCCCAGCCCTTAAGCTCATAGACCTCTCAGTGAATAAAATTTCTCCTTCTTCAGGTGAAAGCAACTTTTGTGGATTTTGCTCTAATCCTAGCATTTCAGTAGAGCAGTATAACAGGCAAGTATCACAAGAGATGCATTATTTCAGGTATGATGAGTATGGGCGAAGCTGCAGGTCCAAAGACAAAGAAGCTGCTTCCTACCAGTCTTCAGTTAAGGAAGAGTGCCTGAAATACGGAGAAACCCTGGATTTAAGCAGAAACAACATCTTTTTTATTAACCCCTCAGACTTTTGGGAACTTAGTTCCCTCAGATGCCTCAATTTGTCAGGTAATGCAATAAGTCAAACTTTAAATGGAAGTGAATTCCGGTACTTGTCTGGATTGAAATATCTAGATTTTTCTAACAACAGGATTGACTTGTTATACTCAACTGCTTTCAAAGAGCTAACACTTTTAGAAATTCTAGACCTGAGCAATAACAAGCATTATTTTCTGGCAGAAGGTGTTACTCATGTGCTTAGTTTTATGAAAAACTTGGCCCATCTGAAGAAGCTGATGATGAATGAGAATGAGATTTCTACCTCGATTAACACAGGAATGGAAAGTCAATCTCTTCGCATTTTAGAATTCAGAGGAAATCGTTTAGATGTTTTATGGATGGATGGGAATGCTAGATACTTGTCATTCTTCAGGAATCTCTCCAGCCTGGAACAACTGGATATTTCCTTCAACTCACTCAGTTTTTTGCCTCATGGTGTTTTTGAAGCTCTGCCTCCAGAACTCAAGATCCTCAACCTAACCAATAACCGGATGAAGAGTTTCAACTGGGGAAACCTCCACTATCTGAAGAAACTAGTAATTCTGGACCTCAGCAATAACCTTCTGACTACTGTTCCTCGAGAACTGTCCAATTGCTCTTCAACGCTCCAAGAACTGATGCTCCGAAACAATCGCATTCAGCGGCTAACCAAACATTTTCTCAGAGATGCTTTTAAATTGAAATACTTGGACCTCAGCTCAAACAAGATTCAAATAATTAAGAAGTCTAGCTTCCCTGAAAATGTCATTAACAACCTGAGGATGCTGCTTTTGCATGACAATCCTTTCAAGTGCAATTGTGATGCCGTGTGGTTTGTTTCGTGGATCAATCAGACTCAAGTGACTATTCCTCTTCTGGCTACAGACGTGACCTGTGCTGGCCCAGGGGCACATAAAGGGCGGAGCGTGGTTTTCTTGGATCTGTATACCTGTGAGCTGGACACCTCGTATTTGATCCTGTATGCTCTGTCAGCTTCAACTGTCCTAGGCTTTATGGTGTTCACAGTGATGAGCCATCTCTATTTCTGGGATGTGTGGTATAGTTACCATTACTGCACTGCCAAGTGGAAGGGCTATCGGCGTTTATCTTTACCCGATGCTTGCTATGATGCTTTTATTGCCTATGACAATAAAGATCCAGCTGTGAATGAGTGGGTGCTGACAGAACTGGTGGAAAGGCTGGAAGATCAAAAAGCCAGACAGTTCAACTTATGCCTGGAAGAAAGGGACTGGCTCCCAGGACAGCCAGTCTTTGACAACCTTTCCCAGAGCATCCAGCTGAGCAAAAAGACCATATTTGTGCTGACCAACAAGTATATTAAAAGTGGCAGCTTCAGGACAACCTTTTACATGGCCCACCAGCGGCTTCTAGATGAAAAAATGGATGTCATTATCTTGATATTTCTTGAGAAGGTTTTGCGGAAGTCCCGGTATGTCCGGCTGAGGAAGAGGCTGTGTAGAAATTCTGTCCTGGAATGGCCAACTAACCCTCGATCTCAGCCCTACTTCTGGCAGTGCCTGAAAAACGCAATAGCTACGAGCAATACCCTGGCTTACAACAAGCTGCTCCAAGAAACTGTTTAG